A region of the Mesoterricola sediminis genome:
CCCCGGAGGCGGCCGATGGGCAGGTCCACGGTGACCGGCTCCACGTGGCGGGGCACGCGGGCCAGGTAGGTCTTCTCCAGGGTCCTCGCCTGGAACTGGCTGCCCAGGTGGGCCCCGGGATGCTTGGCCAGGACGATCACGCCCGAGGTGCCCTGGTCCAGCCGATGCTGGAGGGCCAGGAACTGGCCCGGCCGGCGCCGCTGGAGCAGGGCGAGCAGGTCGTGGCGGTCCGAGGCCTGCGTGCCCTGGGAGGCCATGCCCCCGGGCTTGTCCACCACGAGGAGGAAGTCGTCCTCGTAGAGCACGGGGACGTCGGCGTCGGGCGGATCCCCCAGGGCGTCGTCCACGGAGACGCGCACCTCCACGCCCGGGCGCACCACGCGCCCCGCGACCTTGACCCGGGCCCGGGCCACCTGGACCCCGCCCAGCATCAGCACTTCGCGGGCCTTGCGCCGGCTCAGCCCCGTCCGCGAGGCGACGAGCTGGTCCAGGCGGAGACCTTCCTCCGCGGGATCCACGATGAATTTCCAGGTGCGCGTCGCCATCTCTTTAGCTTACCGTGGCACGGATTGGGTAGGGTGGAGGCATGGAATCCCAGGAGGCCGCCAGGAGGGTGCTCACGCTGCCCGCGCAGGCCGCGCGCGGGCTGGGGGAGAGCGTCCGGAGCCTCCTCGCCCACACGGGATCCGTGGCCTGGCTCCTGCACGCGTGCACCGGCGGCCTCCTGCGCCTCGACCGGAGCCGCTTCCAGGTGGTCCGCGAGGTGACCCGGACCCAGATCCGATTCACGGCCCTGGACGCCCTCCCCCTGTGCACCCTGGCGGCCCTGCTCCTCGGGGGCCTCACCCTGCTCCAGGTCTTCGGGCAGCTCTCGGGCTTCGGCATGGAGACCTACCTCTGCCAGGTCCTCGCGCAGCTGGTCATCCGCGAGCTGGGGCCGCTCCTCGTGGGCGTGGTCGTCATCAGCCGCAGCGGCACCGCCATCGCCACCGAGATGGCCTCGCGCCAGCTGAGCGGCGAGATCGACGCCCTCCACCTGGCCGGGATCGACCCGGCCCAGTACCTGCTCCTGCCCCGGCTCCTGGGCGGCGTCATCAGCCTGTTCACGCTCATCGTCTACGTCGACACCGTCGCCCTCCTGGGGGGCTTCGCGGTGGCCTGGCTGCGCCTGCCCCTGTCCCTCACCGCCTTCCTCGACGCCCTGGGGCGCGCGGTGGGCCCGC
Encoded here:
- a CDS encoding RluA family pseudouridine synthase, which translates into the protein MATRTWKFIVDPAEEGLRLDQLVASRTGLSRRKAREVLMLGGVQVARARVKVAGRVVRPGVEVRVSVDDALGDPPDADVPVLYEDDFLLVVDKPGGMASQGTQASDRHDLLALLQRRRPGQFLALQHRLDQGTSGVIVLAKHPGAHLGSQFQARTLEKTYLARVPRHVEPVTVDLPIGRLRGATPARFGCTGDLLEPRPSRTDFRPLAPDEVPGLAPGFYVVATPHTGRTHQIRVHLFHLGAPVWGDNLYGGVPADQLWLHAWKLSLEHPVTGVRLDLVAPPLRFLGGPA
- a CDS encoding MlaE family ABC transporter permease, with the protein product MESQEAARRVLTLPAQAARGLGESVRSLLAHTGSVAWLLHACTGGLLRLDRSRFQVVREVTRTQIRFTALDALPLCTLAALLLGGLTLLQVFGQLSGFGMETYLCQVLAQLVIRELGPLLVGVVVISRSGTAIATEMASRQLSGEIDALHLAGIDPAQYLLLPRLLGGVISLFTLIVYVDTVALLGGFAVAWLRLPLSLTAFLDALGRAVGPRELAITAFKALVFGAAIPLLCCSCGLRVRRSTTEIPQAVTRAAVGSLAILLLAGAFLSVLIYA